Within Hydrogenophaga sp. PAMC20947, the genomic segment TTTGAGCAGTTCTGCAAAGACGTGGGCACGCTCTGACTGCTCGCCTACGATGATGCGTGAGGGATACAGGTTGTCATGCAGGGCTTTGCCCTCTCGCAGGAACTCGGGTGAAAAAATCAGGTTTGCGCACCCTGTTTCGGCTCGGATCCGCTCGGTATACCCGACGGGTACCGTGGACTTGATCACCATGACGGCAGTCGGGTTGATGGCCATCACATCCTGGATGACTGCTTCGACCGAGCTGGTGTTGAAGTAGTTGGTTTCTGTGTCGTAGTCGGTAGGCGTGGCAATGATCACATACTCGGCGCCCCGGTAGGCGTCGGCCTTGTCCAGGGTCGCACGAAGATTCAGCGAGGCATCTGCCAGGAAAGCTTCGATTTCAGGGTCAGCGATCGGGCTCTTGCGCTGATTGATCATCTCGACCTTATCGGGAATGATGTCCAGCGCCACCACTTCGTGGTGTTGCGAGAGCAGCACAGCATTGGACAAGCCCACATAGCCTGTGCCGGCAACTGCGATTTTCATGTTGTTTTCCTTGCGTGGTCGAGATGTAATGCGCTCTTTTGCGTGTTGCCGATCTGGGTCAGGCTTGGGCGCACGGGGTCAACTGTTGGGTGAGCGCTGCGCCACGCCGTTGGACGGTGGAGCCTTGGCCGCCGCCGTGTGTCACCCTTGTGCGGCTGCGGGCGCCCAGCAGTCGCACAGGGGTGAGATTTTGCCATACCGCCAATGCGGGGTTGGTTACCTTCTTGTCACCTTGAGGCATCGGCTTCTTGAATAGTGAATTCTTTTGGATTATTTGTGGTGCTTTGGAAGCGCCTGGGTATGGCGTGATTCACCCCCGGGGCTCGGCCAGTTTGAGCTTAGTTTCCCGCCAAGCCGCTGAGCACACCCAGCGCGAAGGGCAGGCTGACCATCCCGAGCAAGGTCGACAAAGTGACCAGCCCGGCCACGTAGGCGCCGTTGTAACCCATGCGCGCTGCCAGCACGTAGCAGCTGGACGCCGTGGGCACCGCCGAGAACAGGAGCAGGACGCTGGTTTGCGTGGTGTCCAGTTTGAACAGCATGGCCAGTCCCAGCGCCATGACCGGCATGGCCATGTGGCGAATGGCCAAAACCAGCACGCCCAGTGTTTTGGCGTCTTTGAGCGAACTGAACTGCATGCCGGCACCGGCGGCCATGAGGCCCAGGGCCAGCGAAGCTTGCCCGATGCGGCTGACCGTTGGATCCAGCCAAGGCGGGATTTGCAGGCCCAGCAGGTTGGCCGTGAGGCCGGAAACCGTGCCGATGATCAGCGGGTTGCGGACCAGCTCCCGGGCAAAGCCTTTGTTGGCATGCCGCGCCATGGGCCAGACCGCCCCCACGTTGAGCAGCGGGACGCAGACGCCAATCACCACGGAAATCAGCAGCAGGCCCTCGGGGCCAGCCACTTTGTTGGCCAGGGCCAGGGCGATGAACGAGTTGAATCGGAAGCCGATTTGTGCGCTGGCAGCGTGCAGGCGCACATCCAGGCGCTTACCGACCCAAGGCCAGTGCGGCAGCGAGTAGGCCAGTGCGATCCCCATCAAGCACAGTGCCAGCCCCGCGCCCATCAGCGAGGAGGCCGTTGACAGATCCAGCGGGCTTTTCACGATTGAGTGAAACAGCAGCACCGGGAACATCAGAAAGTACACCAACCGCTCTACGGGTTCCCACACCTGGCGGTTGAGCGCGGTGAAGCGGCACAGCAGGTAGCCGATCAGGATCAGCGAAAAGTCTGGGAAGAGCAGTTGAGCGAAATTCACGGCTTGGAGCGTAACCGACGGCGCCAGGGCAAATGCCTGGCCGCTGTCTCGGGGGCGCTGGTCTCAAGGTTGATCGATGCAGGGTTCGAGCAGGGTGATGTCGCCGTCTGAGGGGAGCCATTGCCCCAGGGGTAGGCACTGGCCGGTTTGGCACCACTCGTAGTCGGCCGTGTAAATGGAGCGGGTCAACCGGAGACCTTTGGGAGACCAGGTGGTGGGCTGGTATTCGTACCATCCGTTGCGCAGCACGGCGTCATCGGGTGGCTCCATGCCCGCCGCTGAACCGCGCACCCGGGCTTTGAGGGCCTGAAGGATGGGGGTGGTTCCGTCGGGCGAAAGTTTGATCGCGTAGTCCTCTTCCCAGCGCACTTTTTCGATGGAGTGTGTCCAGGCGAGGGTAAAGCGCTGGGCGGGAACGAACACAGGCTGCGCCGAGACGCCGGCAGCAGCAAGGGAGAGGCAGACGCCAAGCAGACTCATGCAGGGTGTGCCAACAGGGGCTTACTGGATGGCCGCATAGCGCTGCGCCATTTCCCGGCGCACTTCCTTGCGCATTTCGGCGGCGGCGTAGCGGCGGCGTTCGTCTGGGGAGAATGGGCGCAAGGACGGTACCGGGGTGGGTTTGCCGCTGTCGTCCGTGGCCACCATGGTGAAGAAACAGCTGTTGACGTGCCGCGTCTCCTGCGTGCGGATGTTTTCGGCAATCACCTTGATCCCCACCTCCATGGACGAGTTGCCCGTGTGGTTGACCGAGGCGAGAAAGGTCACCAGTTCGCCCACATGGATGGGCTGGCGAAAGACCACCTGGTCGACACTCAAGGTGACGACGTAGGTGGTGGCATAGCGGCTGGCACAGGCATAGGCCACCTGATCCAGCAGCTTCAGGATGGTGCCACCGTGCACGTTGCCCGAAAAATTGGCGGTGTCAGGCGTCATCAGCACCGTCATGCTGAGCTGGTGGGCAGGGGTTTCCATGGGCAGGTGTCAGGCTTGGGCCGGGGCGCTGGAGGCTTTCAGGCGCCAGAAGTGCCAGGCGACAAATGCGGCCACGGCGGCGAGGCCGATCTCATCGGTCATGGGGAGTGCGACCACCAGGAAGCTGGCCGCCACGAAGGCGACGATGCGCTCGACCACGTTCAGCGGCCCCTTGAGGTAGCCAATGGCGGCCGCGCCCCACATGCCAATGGCCACCAGCGCCTTGAACACCACCCAGACGGTGGCCGTCCAGCCGCCGTCGCCTTGCAGCATGAGAGCCGGGCTGTAGACCGCCATGAACGGCACGATGAAGCCTGCGATGGCCACGCGGATGGCCTGCAGGCTGATCTTCAAACCGCTTTCGCGCGCAATGGGGGCCGCGGCAAATGCCGCCAGTGCCACCGGCGGCGTGAGGTCGGCCATGATGCCAAAATAGAAGACGAACATGTGCGACACGATGAGCGGCACACCCAGCTCCAGCAGCACCGGTGCGGCCAGCGAGCTGGTGATGATGTAGTTGGGGATGGTCGGAATGCCCATGCCGAGCACCAGGCAGGTCAGCATCGTCAGCAGCAAGGCCAGGAACAGGCTCTCACGCCCGATGGCGATGATGTGTCCACCGAGTTCGGCCGCCACACCGGTGAGGTTGATCACGCCGATGATCACGCCGACCAGGGCACAGGCGATCGCCACGGGCAGGGCATGGCGGGCGCCTTCAACCAGGGCCTTGACCGCGAGCGCGCGGGCATCGCCGCCGGTGCGCCGGATGAAGGTGATGGCCACCAGCACGGCTGCGATCACGAAGAACGTGCCGACGCCGAACTCGAAGAAGCCGGCACTGGCCAACCCGAGCAGAACCCAGAACAGGCTTCGCAGGGCCACACCTTTGACGCCCGTCATCACGGCTGCACCGAAAATCAGGATCACGGTGAGGCCCAGGCCCACAGTGCCCGAGAACAACGGGGTGTACCCAGAAAACAGCAGGCCGACCAAGCCAGCCAGGGGCAGCAGCAGGTGCCAGCGCTCGCGCACCGCGGTCCAGGGGTTGGGGCATTCTTCCTTGGGCAAGCCGATCAGATTTTTGCGGCCAGCTTCGAGGTGCACCATCCAGAAGGCCGTGGCGAAGTAGAGGATGGCGGGGATCAGCGCCGCCTTGACGATATCCAGATAGGGTACGTTGATGGTCTCGGCCATGATGAAGGCCACGGCCCCCATGACGGGCGGCATGATTTGGCCGCCCATGCTGGACGTGGCTTCAACGCCGCCAGCGAAGCTGGAGCTGTAACCGAACCGCTTCATCAGCGGGATGGTGAACTGGCCGGTGGTGACCACGTTGGCCACGCCCGAGCCGTTGATGGTGCCCATCAGGCCCGATGAAATCACCGACACCTTGGCAGGACCGCCGCGTGTGTGGCCGACCGTGCCCATGGCGAAATCGTTGAAGAGGTTGATCATGCCGGCTTGTTCAAGGAACGCGCCAAACAGGATGAACAGGAAGATGTATGTGGACGACACGTAGGTGGGTGTGCCGTAGATGCCTTCGGTGCCAAAGGCGAGGGCGCTGACGATCTGATCAACGCCAAATCCGCGATGCGCCAACATGCCCGGCAGGTATTGGCCAAACAGGCCGTACGCCAGAAAGATGCCGCAGATAAAAGGCAAGCCCCATCCCATGGCGCGGCGGGCGGCCTCAAAGACCAATGCGATGGTGATGACACCGATGACCCAGTCGGCCGCGATCAGCTCACCGGCTCGAAGTGTGAGGTCGGCTTCAAAGATCCAGTGGTAGAAGCCGAAAGCAAAACCCGTGAGCCCGAGGACCCAACCCAGACCCCGCCAAAAGATATTGCGCCCGCCCATGGGGGGGTAGAGCGCGAAGATCATCAGCAGGACGAAGCCGACGTGCACGGCGCGAACCACCTGGCTGGAGATGGGGCTGAAAGCCGCGGTGACCAGCTGAAAGCTGGAAAAGGCGATGGCGATCCAGAACAGGGCGCCCGTCAAGCCGGAAGGGGTTGTCTCTTTGTCGTTGTGCATGGCTGTCTCGGTAATACAGAGGTGACCGGTTTTGTGCCCGGTGGAGCTCAGAAAGTCCGCGCCTGCCAGGGCCAAAGGGCAGGCAAGGCGCGGACCAGTTTGCCAGTATCAGGCCGGTTCTTACTTCAGCAGGCCGATTTCTTTGTAGTATTTCGCGGCACCAGGGTGCAGCGGCACCGGCATGCCCTTGATGGCATTCTCGCGCTTGATGGCCTTGGCGGCGTTGTGCGCAGCGTACAGCGTGTCGATGTTTTCGTACATCTGCTTGGCCATCTGGTAAGCGATTTCATCGGACACACCGGAGTGGGTCACGAGGAAGTTGGGGATGGCGGCGGTGGCCACATCGGCGGTCTGGCCGGTGTAGGTGTTGGCGGGAATCACCGACACCTGGTAGGCCTCGTCACCGATCTTGGCGATGATATCGGCGGGCACCGGAATCACGACGATCTGCACCGAGGTGGCCAGATCGCGGATGGAGGACACGCCCAGACCGGCGGACTGCAATGTGGCGTCGAGCTGGCGGTTCTTCATCAGCTCAACCGACTCGCCGAAGGGCAGGTACTCGACCTTGGACAGATCGGAGTAAGCAAGGCCGGCGGCCTTGAAGATGGCGCGCGCGTTGAGCTCGGTGCCCGACTTGGCTGCGCCCACCGAGATGCGTTTGCCTTTCAGATCGGCCAAGGTCTTGATGCCCGAGTCGGCATTGGCGACGATCTGGATGTAGTTGTTGTAGGTGCCCGAGAGGCCGCGCAGCTTGTCGAGCTTCTTGGGAAAGCCGGCCTCCGGCTCACCCTTCCAGGCGTTGGAGACGGCATCGCCCAGGGCAATGGCGAGCTCCCCGCGACCGGCTTGCAGCAGGTTGAGGTTCTCGGCCGAGGCCTTGGTCACTTGCGCGGTGGCGCGCACGTTGGGAATGGTCTTGGCGTAGATCTGGGACAGTGCGACACCCATGGGGTAGTACACGCCGCTCTGGCCGCCGGTGAGCACGTTGATGAATTGCTGTTGCTGGGCCACGGCGGTGCCGGTGGCGAGCGCTGCGCCCAGGCTGAGTGTCAGGCCAATCTTGTGAATCAATCGCATGGTTTTGTCTCCTGTCTTGGAAAGGGTTGCACCACACCCGATCGTGTGTGGCGCATGGAGGGTTGCAACATGTGTGCCACCGACGCTGATGGCGCAGGGCCTTGATTCTGATGGGGCTTCAGCCCGAGTTTTGTGCGGATTTCCGCACATGCATCCTGGGTCTGTGTGGATGTTCGCACACGACACCACCTGGCGCCCGGCATTAGCGAAAGCGCGCCGGATCGATGTCGTGGCGCGCCAGCTTGTCGTAGAGCGTCTTGCGGGGTATTTTCAACTGGTCCGAGGCTTGGCTTACCTGCCCGTGGCAAGCTGCCAGCGTGTGTGTGAGCAGCTGCTTCTCAAAATCATCGACCTGTTGTGCGAGTGAGGGGGCCATGCCGGTGGCGCCGCTTGGGGCCAGTTGATCCGATTCGAGTCCCAGGCAGAGGCGGTCGGCCAGGTTCTTCAACTCACGCACATTGCCCGGCCAATCGTGCGCCATCCATTGGGCCATTTGCCGGTTTGACCAGCTGGGCGACTCGGTGCCGTAGCGCTCAGCAGAGAGGTGCAGACAATGCGCCAGCAAGTGGGGGATATCGTCGCGCCGCTCGCGCAAGGCCGGCAGTTCGATGCAGGCCACGTGCAAGCGGTAGAAAAGGTCGGCGCGAAATGAGCCGGCATGGGCGAGCGCCTTGAGATCGTCCTTGGCCGCCGCAATAAAGCGGCAGTCGATGCGCGTGGTTTGATTGCCGCCCAGCCGCTCGAACGATCTTTCCTGGAGCACGCGCAGCAGCTTGACCTGCTGGGCCATGGGCAAGCTTTCAATCTCATCCAGAAACACGGTACCGCCGTGGGCGTATTCCAGCTTGCCGATGCGCTTGCGCGTAGCGCCCGTGAAGGCACCGATCTCGTGACCAAACATCTCGCTCTCGAAAATGGCCTCGGGCAAAGCGCCGCAGTTGATGGCAACAAAGGGCCCCCCGCGTCCAGAGGCATCGTGCACGGCACGGGCGACCACTTCTTTGCCGGTGCCGGTCTCACCCCGGATCAGCAGATCCACCTGGGTGGTGGCCAGTGCCGCTATGCGGCGGCGCGCTTCCACCATGCCCGGTGTCTGGCCCACCAGCCCAAAATCTTGTTGAGGGGCCACCAGCGCCTTCAAGCGTCGGTTGTCTTGAACCAGGCGGCGTTTTTCCAGAGCCCGGCGAATGACCTCGACCAGGCGCTCCGAGGAAAACGGCTTCTCCAGGAAATCGTAGGCGCCCAGGCGCATGGCTTCCACAGCCATGCGGATGTCACCGTGGCCCGTCATGAGAATCACCGGGACCTCGGCGTCCAGCGTCTGCATGCGCCTGAGCACCTCAAAGCCGTCTTCGTCGGGCAGGCGCACATCGCTCAGCACAACGGATGGACAGGCCCGTGCAACTTGTTGCAGGGCCGCCTCGACGTTGGTGGCCTGTATGACGGCGATGTCCGCCAGTTGCAAGGCTTGTTGCGCCCCGAGCATGACGAGAGGGTCGTCTTCAATCAACAGGACGTTCATGGGGTTCATGGCGATGTGCGTGCGAGCTTCAGTTCGAAGCGTGCACCGGGGTAGGCGTTTTCAGCGCGAATGGTGCCGCCCATTTCGAGCACGATGGCGTGGGAAAGTGAGAGGCCCAGACCGAGACCTTTGCCGCTGGGTTTGGTGGTGAAGAAGGGTTCAAACAGGTGGTTCAAAACGTCTTCGCTGAGCCCGGGACCGTGATCACGGATGGTGATGGCGACGAGGGATTCGGTTGCCGAGAAACCAATCTCGATCAACCGTTCAGGCAGGTGTTCCATGGCGTCAATGCCATTGCGCAGCAGATTGACCATGACCTGCTCCAGGCGGATGGTGTCACCCCATACGCAGAGCCCGGTGGCCTGCACTTCGATGCGCGTGCCTGTTGCCTTGCGCAGGGGTTCGATCAGCATGAGTGAACTGGCCATGACCTGCTGAAGCGGCACTGAACCCAGGCGGCCGGGCTCCTTGCGAGCGAAAGCTTTGAGCTCGCCGATGATGCTGCCCATGCGGGAGCAAAGCTCTCCGATCAGTCGCAGGTTGCTGCTGGCGTTGCGGGTGTCGTCGCGGGCGAGAAAGACCGATGCATTGCCCGCGAGCGTGTGCAGGGCGGCGAGAGGTTGGGAAATCTCATGGCTGATGCTGGCGGCCATCTGGCCCAGCACGGCGAGTTTGCCTGTTTGCACCGCCACATCGTTCGCGGCTGTCAGGTCAGCGGTGCGCTCGGCGATGCGCTGGTCGAGTTCACGGACCATTTGCGCCAATTGGCGCTGGGACGTCCGGCGTTCGAGCTGTCTGCGCCGATGTTGCCAGACCAGGGCGAAACCCAGTATCACCAGCGCGAGGCTCAGGCCGGCGATCTCTGCCGCCTGCAGGGCTTGGCGCCTGGGGGCGGCGGGGTCGGAGAAATGCAGCATCTCCCATCCCAGCTTGCCCATCGCCTGCGTTTGAACCAGCACTTTGCGGCCGTCTTCGAGGGTCAGTCGGGGCGTGGCGTCGTGGGTGAGGGACGTTTCGGTGCGCGTCAAGGCGCGAGGATCGATGTCGCCGTATTGCCGGGTGCGTTGCAGCTGCTGCAGCGCAGGCGGCGGCAAGGGGCGCAGGCTGCGGTAGCGCCACGACGGCTCGGTGGTGAGAAAAATGACGCCCAGGGTATCGGCGATGGCGATCTGTTGACCCGCTTCGCGCCACTTGCTTTCGAATGCCGTGAGGTCGATTTTGATGGTCACGACTCCCACGATGCGCCCTTCGGCGTACAAGGGCGCTGCAACGAACGCACCCGGTTCCCCGGTGGTGACGCCGACACCATAAAAGAAGCCGGTTTGCCCCCGGATGGCGGATTGGAAATAAGGCCTGAAACGGTAATTTTGGCCGACGAAACTGGGGATGGATGCCCAATTGCTGGCGGCCAGCGTATGCCCCTGGGGATCGATCACATAGATCGCCGCCACGTCGCTGCGCTGCTGCGCAAACGCCAGGTACTGGTTGGCCTGGCGGGTGAGCGCAACGTCCTGCGGTGACTGCAGCAGTGCAGACAGGCTGCGCTCAGCGCCCACCAGGTAGGGCAGGTGCTCGAATTTCTCCACCGAACCGAGCAGGTCGCGCACCTGGAGCTGAAGGGTGGCGTTGGCTTCTTGCGTGTTGGTGCGCAGCGCCGCCGTGTGGAACCCGGTGTACGTCCACCAGACCACGGCCAGCCACAACCCGGCAGCCAGCAAAGCACCGATCGCGATCGCACGGCGGGGCACGGGTTCTGGGGGGGTGTCGATGGTGTGGTGGATCAAAAGAGTGTTCGGCCCAAACGTCAGCGGCCCCAGTCGATGACTGGGGCCGCTGGAGCTTCGGTACAGGGGCGCCGGAAGGCGCCCTGCGGCAGTGATGGGTTTTTACTTCAGCAGGCCGACTTCTTTGTAGTATTTCGCGGCACCAGGGTGCAGCGGCACCGGCATGCCTTTGATGGCATTTTCGCGTTTGATGGCCTTGGCGGCGTTGTGCGCAGCGTACAGCGTGTCGATGTTTTCGTACATCTGCTTGGCCATCTGGTAAGCGATTTCATCGGACACACCGGAGTGGGTCACGAGGAAGTTGGGGATGGCGGCGGTGGCCACATCGGCGGTCTGGCCGGTGTAGGTGTTGGCGGGAATCACCGACACCTGGTAGGCCTCGTCACCGATCTTGGCGATGATATCGGCGGGCACCGGAATCACGACGATCTGCACCGAGGTGGCCAGATCGCGGATGGAGGACACGCCCAGACCGGCGGACTGCAATGTGGCGTCGAGCTGGCGGTTCTTCATCAGCTCAACCGACTCGCCGAAGGGCAGGTACTCGACCTTGGACAGATCAGAGTAAGCAATGCCGGCGGCCTTGAAGACGGCACGGGCGTTGAGCTCGGTGCCCGACTTGGCTGCGCCCACCGAGATGCGTTTGCCTTTCAGGTCGGCCAAGGTCTTGATGCCCGAGTCGGCGTTGGCGACGATCTGGATGTAGTTGTTGTAGGTGCCCGAGAGGCCGCGCAATTTGTCGAGCTTCTTGGGGAAACCGGCTTCTTCTTCACCTTTCCAGGCGTTGGAGACGGCATCGCCCAGGGCAATGGCGAGCTCCCCGCGACCGGCTTGCAGCAGGTTGAGGTTCTCGGCCGATGCCTTGGTCACTTGCGCGGTGGCGCGCACGTTGGGAATGGTCTTGGCGTAGATCTGGGACAGTGCGACACCCATGGGGTAGTACACGCCGCTCTGGCCGCCGGTGAGCACGTTGATGAATTGCTGTTGCTGGGCCACGGCGGTGCCGGTGGCGAGCGCTGCGCCCAGGCTGAGGGTCAGGCCAATCTTGTGAATCAATCGCATCTTGTGTGTCTCCTGTCGAGAAATAGGCAAAAGGGCAGAATACAACAACTTGCCGTGGGCGTTGAGCCTGAGCCTTCATTGTTTCGGGCGGGTTTTCCCGGGGATGCCCTCAACAAATCCCTTTAGCACAGCCTCTTGCCGCCGCTTCATGCCTGCCTCTTCATCCTCTGACCGCTCTGCGGTTGCCAACCCTGTGCTCTTCAGCGCCAGCCAGGCGCAGGCAGAAGCCTTCACAGATGCCCTCTGGCTGGAAGAGGGGCTATCGAGGAACACGCTGGACGCGTACCGGCGCGATCTGGTGTTGTTGGGTGACTGGCTGGCGGGCCAGGGGCTCCGGCTGTCCGAGGCGCGGGAGTCCGATCTGAACGGGTACTTTGCCGCGCGCCATGCGCAAACCCGCGCCACCACAGCGAACCGGCGCCTCACGGTGTTCAAACGCTATTTTCGCTGGGCGCTGCGCGAGCGCCAGATCGAGGTGGATCCCACCTTGCGGCTGTCGGCGGCGCGCCAGCCTATGCGGGTGCCCAAGAGCTTGAGCGAGGCGCAAGTTGAGGCTTTGCTGGCGGCGCCAGACACGACAACGCCGCTGGGGCAGCGCGATCGCGCGATGTTGGAGCTGATGTACGCGAGCGGGTTGCGTGTGAGCGAACTGGTGACGCTGAAAACGTTTCATGTCGGGCACAACGAGCATGTGTTGCGCGTCATGGGCAAAGGCAACAAGGAGCGGCTGGTGCCTTTTGGTGAGGTAGCCGGGCAATGGCTGCGGCTCTGGCTGACCGAGGGGCGCCCCGATGTGCTGGCCGGGCGGCAAAGCGAAGACCTGTTTGTCACGGCCCGTGGCTCCCGGGCGGGCGAGGCCATGAGCCGTGTGATGTTCTGGAGCCTGGTGAAAAAATACGCCGCGCAGGCGGGCATCACGGCGCCGCTGTCGCCACACACGTTGCGCCACGCCTTTGCCACCCATTTGCTCAACCATGGGGCGGATCTCCGGGCTGTCCAGATGCTGCTGGGGCACGCCGACATTTCCACCACCACCATCTACACCCATGTGGCGCGAGAGCGCTTGAAAAGCATCGTTGCGTTACACCACCCCCGTGGCTGATGCCCCCCGTTGCCCTGGGTGTTGGCGTGTGGGCGTTACATCGCCATGCGCAGGCGACGCGCCGCCTCTTCGTCGCGCGCGTCGTCGATCTCTCGCATCACGCTGCCGAGGTCCACTTCGCCCGGCGCCGGCTTGTATTGGCCTGTGAGCACCGTGTCGTTTTCCAGCAGGCCGGCCTGGTACAGGCTCCAGATCTCCGGGCCATAGGCGGTGCGCTTGAGCGCAGGCGCAAACTGGCCGAAGAAGTCGCGCAGGTTGGCCACGTCGCGCAACAGCATGCGCTGGGCGTGGTTGTTGCCGGCGGCGTCCACTGCTTGTGGCAAATCGATGATCACCGGAAAATCGGTGCCGTCGTCCTCCCCTGAGTGGGCCAGCAGTATGTTGAATTCGGACAGGTCGCCGTGCACCACGCCGGCGCCCAACATGCGCACCACCTCGCCAATCAGCGTGGTGTGGTGGGCGATGGCCTGTTCCGGTGTGAACGACACATCGTTCAGGCGTGGGGCTGCGTCACCGTTGGCGTCGCTCACCAGCTCCATCAGCAGCACACCGTCAAAAAAATTGTAGGGTTTCGGTACGCGGACCCCTGCGGCGGCCAAGCGGTACAGCGCATCCACTTCGGCACTTTGCCAAGCCGCTTCCTGGGCTTGGCGCCCGAATTTGCTGCCTTTGGCCATGGCCCGTGCCTGGCGCGAATTTTTCACCTTGCGGTTTTCGGTGTAGTCCACCGCCTGGCGAAAGCTGCGGTTGTTGGCTTCTTTGTAGATCTTGGCGCAGCGCGTCTCGTCGCCACAGCGCACGACATAGACCATGGCCTCCTTGCCGCTCATGAGCTGTCGCACCACGGTGTCGATCAGGCCTTCTTCAACAAGTGATTGCAGTCGGGGTGGCGCTTTCATGCTTGTGGACCGCTGGGCTGGACGCCGTTCAACGGGCCACCACCGACCAGCCTGCGTGCAAGTTGTTTTTGTCGTTTTCGAGATCCCAGTGGGTGCCGCAGCGCTCACACTGGTATTCGGTGATCGTCACCTGGCCATGGCGGCGGGGTTCTTTGCGGTTCAGGCCCTGGGCCAGTTCGGGGTGGCCGGGCGCCTTGCGCCAATTGCGCTGGATGCCCAGGCAAGCCTCGCAAAGGGGTTTGGGGCCGGGTGTGTTGGGGGTAGCGGTGGTAGCGGATTCGGTCATGGCTGTGGTTGGGCTGGGGCGCAGGAAAAAGCGCCCGAATGCCCCGATTGTGCGCGCAAGCGCTACATCAGGAAATCGAGAAAGCTGGCCAGCGGGCTGATCGCGCGCATCAGGAACACCGATTTGTCGCTGGCCCCTTCAATCAATGCATCGACGCCGCCTGGGTGATCTGTGCCGACGATAGCCCGGGATTGCGCCAATCTGGCCGCCATGCTGGTTTTCATGGCGGAAGCGAGATCCGGGTTGCCGCGGCAAATCACGATCAGCTCGGAGTTGAGGTTGGCCGATCGGGGGTCGATATTGTAGGTTCCAACGACCACCGTGTCGTCGTCAAACACCGCCCGCTTCGCGTGTACGCCCCAGCGCGCTGAGTTGGGCGTGCGGGCCGCGCTTCGCAGTGGGTCACCTTCGTAGGCCCAGACCTCGAGTTTGGGCAGTTGCAGGCGGGCCAGTCCGTCGGCCAGGCTGGCCACTGTGTAGAAAGCGTCGGTTGATTGCAGGCTGTTGGTGAGAAAGCGCAATTGCACGCCACGGCCCACCACATCGCGAACCACGTTGGCGCCGTCATCGCGCAGCACCAGGTAGGGCGTCTCCACGGTGATCTGACGCCTGGCTTCATGGGCCAACTGGCTGATGGCCAGAAACACCTTGCGCCGCTCGACGCCAGAGCCGGGGTAGTCGGTGACAAATTCGATGTCGTTGCAGGTGGATGTGCCGTGTTCAGGGGCGTGGTGTTGAAGTGCTTGGGCAAGACCCCGCTCGGTGGGCGACGGCTGGCCCAACAGGTCTTGAACCACCGCAGCGCTGATGTCGCCCGACAGGTCTTTGGGCTGGGTGACCCATTCCGAGGCCCAGTAGAGCTCGAAGCTGTCCACGATGGAGCCGACGATGGGCCCCTCGATCAACAGATCGCTGTCGAGAAAGTTGTAGGTTGTCGAGAGGTCGAAATACTCGTCAGCCATGTTGCGCCCACCGATGATGGCTT encodes:
- the xerD gene encoding site-specific tyrosine recombinase XerD, whose protein sequence is MPASSSSDRSAVANPVLFSASQAQAEAFTDALWLEEGLSRNTLDAYRRDLVLLGDWLAGQGLRLSEARESDLNGYFAARHAQTRATTANRRLTVFKRYFRWALRERQIEVDPTLRLSAARQPMRVPKSLSEAQVEALLAAPDTTTPLGQRDRAMLELMYASGLRVSELVTLKTFHVGHNEHVLRVMGKGNKERLVPFGEVAGQWLRLWLTEGRPDVLAGRQSEDLFVTARGSRAGEAMSRVMFWSLVKKYAAQAGITAPLSPHTLRHAFATHLLNHGADLRAVQMLLGHADISTTTIYTHVARERLKSIVALHHPRG
- a CDS encoding TAXI family TRAP transporter solute-binding subunit yields the protein MRLIHKIGLTLSLGAALATGTAVAQQQQFINVLTGGQSGVYYPMGVALSQIYAKTIPNVRATAQVTKASAENLNLLQAGRGELAIALGDAVSNAWKGEEEAGFPKKLDKLRGLSGTYNNYIQIVANADSGIKTLADLKGKRISVGAAKSGTELNARAVFKAAGIAYSDLSKVEYLPFGESVELMKNRQLDATLQSAGLGVSSIRDLATSVQIVVIPVPADIIAKIGDEAYQVSVIPANTYTGQTADVATAAIPNFLVTHSGVSDEIAYQMAKQMYENIDTLYAAHNAAKAIKRENAIKGMPVPLHPGAAKYYKEVGLLK
- a CDS encoding ATP-binding protein, with the translated sequence MIHHTIDTPPEPVPRRAIAIGALLAAGLWLAVVWWTYTGFHTAALRTNTQEANATLQLQVRDLLGSVEKFEHLPYLVGAERSLSALLQSPQDVALTRQANQYLAFAQQRSDVAAIYVIDPQGHTLAASNWASIPSFVGQNYRFRPYFQSAIRGQTGFFYGVGVTTGEPGAFVAAPLYAEGRIVGVVTIKIDLTAFESKWREAGQQIAIADTLGVIFLTTEPSWRYRSLRPLPPPALQQLQRTRQYGDIDPRALTRTETSLTHDATPRLTLEDGRKVLVQTQAMGKLGWEMLHFSDPAAPRRQALQAAEIAGLSLALVILGFALVWQHRRRQLERRTSQRQLAQMVRELDQRIAERTADLTAANDVAVQTGKLAVLGQMAASISHEISQPLAALHTLAGNASVFLARDDTRNASSNLRLIGELCSRMGSIIGELKAFARKEPGRLGSVPLQQVMASSLMLIEPLRKATGTRIEVQATGLCVWGDTIRLEQVMVNLLRNGIDAMEHLPERLIEIGFSATESLVAITIRDHGPGLSEDVLNHLFEPFFTTKPSGKGLGLGLSLSHAIVLEMGGTIRAENAYPGARFELKLARTSP
- a CDS encoding PA4780 family RIO1-like protein kinase; its protein translation is MKAPPRLQSLVEEGLIDTVVRQLMSGKEAMVYVVRCGDETRCAKIYKEANNRSFRQAVDYTENRKVKNSRQARAMAKGSKFGRQAQEAAWQSAEVDALYRLAAAGVRVPKPYNFFDGVLLMELVSDANGDAAPRLNDVSFTPEQAIAHHTTLIGEVVRMLGAGVVHGDLSEFNILLAHSGEDDGTDFPVIIDLPQAVDAAGNNHAQRMLLRDVANLRDFFGQFAPALKRTAYGPEIWSLYQAGLLENDTVLTGQYKPAPGEVDLGSVMREIDDARDEEAARRLRMAM
- a CDS encoding phosphatidylserine/phosphatidylglycerophosphate/cardiolipin synthase family protein, which produces MKWNRSIAWRVVKWLGWGLVFLLIGIPALFTLSFLGIQEATERQWLGKAPSHEAIAARSSQPHQTALLDVGFDSLAERLRLIESAKQSIELEFFIYEIDTASRLITQALARRAGEGVKVRILVDFALPVFKLAPEYVKTLEAAGVAVRYYNTAGIQRFFAAQHRTHRKLLAVDRAQAIIGGRNMADEYFDLSTTYNFLDSDLLIEGPIVGSIVDSFELYWASEWVTQPKDLSGDISAAVVQDLLGQPSPTERGLAQALQHHAPEHGTSTCNDIEFVTDYPGSGVERRKVFLAISQLAHEARRQITVETPYLVLRDDGANVVRDVVGRGVQLRFLTNSLQSTDAFYTVASLADGLARLQLPKLEVWAYEGDPLRSAARTPNSARWGVHAKRAVFDDDTVVVGTYNIDPRSANLNSELIVICRGNPDLASAMKTSMAARLAQSRAIVGTDHPGGVDALIEGASDKSVFLMRAISPLASFLDFLM